The genome window cccatttacagTTTGATGCACCAAAATGTTAGAAAAACTCAGCTTCATCTTTCCCTGTCAAATTTTTCCCTCTCATTAAACATgcatagagacattatgaagaaaaataaagcttggaaggaagtagcagagactGTTTATGCCTCTAgcgagtgtatgtagctagtagagttagcttgctttgctacgATCTGAGAATGAAGCTAGTATGAAGCTGAGCACGTAAAACAAACAGccgattttcacactgattagtgcattgtttaatttgtgtttaactagttagctttagaagctatatatacatagatactACCATTTCtcattagaattaaaaaaagccaaactacaaaagacagaagaaaatcACTAGAAGTGGATTAACCAAGTGTCTGTGTTGCACAGATATaattggttgtgtgtgtgtgtgtgagagagtgacatACATTTCAAAAAATCTTGCCTGCTCTTTGGCTCTGAGGGTGACATCATCTGAACTGCAGAATCTGTGGAGACAACAGAATAAATTAATGGAACACAATCGGCCTgttgaaaaaaaacacacacacacacacacacacacatcaaacatttttgTCAGCATGTCTTTACTCACCATGTGGAGAGATTTTCAATTCCTCAGTGCAGAATTCCTCCAGTCGCTTTTTCAGGTCTGAGAGATACTTCCTCACACCGTCGAATGAGAGACGTGGATTAACGTGGATGCTTGATGAGTCCTTATGTCCAGAAGAGACAGACTGGAAACTCTACACAGTAAAAAGGAGGGTAATAGGAATAAACAATCACAGACTAAATTAGACATGACACACTTGTGATCTAAGACAAGTACATTCATTATTTTCGTAAACTCCAGGCCTGGAGACTAGAAGCCAGTCGCAACAGTCAAACTTAAGCTCTGTCACAATCTAGTTTGAATGgaacattattttatatcagcTAGCATAGAAAGCTTCTTCATCATAAATCAAATTGAGATTATTAGTAAGGTACatgggcagcacagtggtggaGTGGGTACTACTGCTGCCTCACAACGTATGATTTAGGACTGACTTGAGATCAACCTTACGCACATCTGGTGCAGCTGGCTGCAGGGTGGAAAGAGGCGTACAGAGCTCtctctgtagatcagacagtgagtgttacctggaggaaatggatgtgatcgtgtgtgtgtgaaagctgctccagctcagtgactctcctctgaagatcagcaatctcctgctccagttgctccaggagtcgttcagctcgactcagttcagccttctcctgagctctgatcagctccgtcacctccgagcgctttttctccatggagctaatcagctcagtaaagatcctctcactgtcctccactgctgtctgtgcactgagctgttaggagacacacacacacacacagtttaattttAAAGCTCGAATAACATTCATTGTCGTAGTTAACTTCCTAGTTACATTATGTATTAATACTTATATACTGTGAATACTAGGTTGTAATTAGACTAGGTATCACTCGGCCACCATAGACTGATCCAACATTACCTTTGTGAAAAAGCTCCAGCTTTCtatgtaaacatttgttttttttaacatagaaaGGAGTATCAGCAATTAACTCAGTAAAAGCTGGCTATAATCACTAGACCAGAACCCCAACTACTCTGGAgacaattaaacaatattaaaggAAACAAATCAATGTCCTGCATCGAGGTCCTCATAACAAGTCAATGTCCTCGAAACGTGTCGAGTTCCTTTCTGAATAGCCTTTCTAAATGACTAAATACAGACAGgactaacattattattatttatttattagttacgACACAGTTTGGAGCTGAGGTAAAGAGTTGAGGCGTGGGTGAATCTGCTCTActcactgctcacctttatagtgttcacagcctgtttcagctcctgcaccttcttctgcttctcctggattctctgctgggatttcatctgctcctcctCTAGCTCATgctgtgagaaaataaaaacaatcgtACTCAGCGTTATATTAAGTATAATCTGAATAAGTGTACATTAATGGTACTTCAAGTAAACTGTGACATTTAGTGTACAGATAACGCCGATTACCAACAAAATGACCACTTGctagttctcacctgtttctcgGTTCTTTCTGACACACCTGAGATGATGTTGTGAGCTTTGTGTTCATCCATCGCACACAAATAACAGACGGAGCTTTGGTCAGTATGACAGTAGATCTCCAGCAGCTTGTGGTGCTGTGAGCAGATCTTCTCCTGTAGCTGCGTCGTGGCTTTTTCCAGCTTGTGCCTTTTCAAAGCTGGAACTTCATGCTGAGCTTTCAGATGAGGTTCACAAAAGGAGGTCAGACAAATCAGACAGGACTTGacggctttgtgttttctctcggtgcagaaatcacactccacatctccaggcCCAGGggaacagtgagcaggagaagcagctaaTCTCTCTTACTGGAAACATACacatcaaatacacacaaacattcgaCGCTGCAGTGATTTTAacagcacacactcactaaaaggtgccacaatttacacaaactcacctgaaaaatgcatttaaaagcgTTTAAAGACAGATAATGGCTCTCCTCAGTGCACTGCTGCCAACTGCTTTCAATGGAAAGTAGCTAAAGCCTGCTCGAAAAGTCGCTAAATGTGACGTCATGCGCTGATTAGCGTGTCCGTGACGTCATGACGTCGTGTTTGCATTCTGCCTGGTGTTAGCCCTTTACATCTGTttgcttctctccttctctctgtgctcacatactgtattttaataaagcCGAATTCCCAGTAAAGCTGTTCACATTGAcccatttttctgtttctgttgtcaGACAGCGGAACGAGTCTGAAATAGTGAGTGAAACGCGGCTCATTAAGACTACATGTTAACCAGCAGTCACTTCCAAGCCATTTCCAAGCTGCTGCTCTGCGCTGCTAAAATCCTGATTTTATAACCGCCACGTCGTCTGAcaaaatcaccacacacacaagttaaagACATCGGCTGTGCTGTGATTTCGGCTATATTTACATGGAAAATGATCACTCAGAGAGAAAGTTACAAGCCACAGAATGCGacttaaaaaagaaaccaaacttCACCCTACTGCCCACTTCCGCCCTCTGCTGGTGAAAATACTGTTCACACCATTCTCACCAGTAAACTAACACCAGTCAGTTACATTTTAAACCTTCTGGTGTTCAACTAGTCacgtgtttattgtttatttccttaaatCTTGGATGTTAAGACTCTCTTACTGGATTATAGAGCGATTAGTGCATTTGCAGctttatacagctgtactgGTATATCTCAGAAAGCCTGACAGACTCTGTTCCAAATCAGGtttgaaatgaatcaagtgCTGACTCTTTACTACGCACTGAATGGCTGATCAAATTAAACTTAGGACCAAAAATTTATTAGAGATCTCAAATCTACC of Pangasianodon hypophthalmus isolate fPanHyp1 chromosome 30, fPanHyp1.pri, whole genome shotgun sequence contains these proteins:
- the LOC128317838 gene encoding tripartite motif-containing protein 16-like; the encoded protein is ERLAASPAHCSPGPGDVECDFCTERKHKAVKSCLICLTSFCEPHLKAQHEVPALKRHKLEKATTQLQEKICSQHHKLLEIYCHTDQSSVCYLCAMDEHKAHNIISGVSERTEKQHELEEEQMKSQQRIQEKQKKVQELKQAVNTIKLSAQTAVEDSERIFTELISSMEKKRSEVTELIRAQEKAELSRAERLLEQLEQEIADLQRRVTELEQLSHTHDHIHFLQSFQSVSSGHKDSSSIHVNPRLSFDGVRKYLSDLKKRLEEFCTEELKISPHDSAVQMMSPSEPKSRQDFLKYFCSLTLDPNTVNQHLILSDNNRVLRHSWRDQEYSDHPERFDYHWQVLCEESMLGRHYWEVEWMRDDDVEISVSYREICRKGWRDECKFGRNDQSWCLRCSSTSLCFYHNNIQTEIQGPSSSRIGVYVDHSAGTLSFYSVSDTMKLLHRVHTTFTQPLYAGFGIYLLDDDITVRLCDP